The following is a genomic window from Micromonospora cathayae.
CGACGGCACCGAACTCTGCCGGGAGCTGCGGCGGCGCAGCGCGCAGATCGGCATCATCGCGGTCACCGCCCGGGGCGAGGAACGGGACCGGGTGCTCGGGCTGCGCCTCGGCGCGGACGACTACGTGGTGAAACCGTTCTCCATGGTCGAGTTGCAGGCGCGGATCGAGGCGGTGCTGCGCCGGGCCGTCCGCGCCGCCCCCGAGCCGGACCGGCTCGTCGCCGGTGGCCTGCGCATCGACGTGGCCGCCCGGACCGTCACCGTCGACGACCGGCCGGTCACGCTGACCCGCAAGGAGTTCGACATCCTGGTCTCGCTGGCCCGGCAGCCCGGCACCGTGGTGCCCCGCGAGCGCATCCTGCTCGACGTCTGGGGCACCACCTGGGCCGACCGGCACACCGTCGAGGTGCACGTCGGGTCGCTGCGCGGCAAGCTGGGCGACGCCCGGCTGGTGGAGACCGTACGCGGGGTCGGCTACCGGCTGCGCGGGGAGTGAGGTCCCGGTGCGCCGCCGGCTGGTGATCAGCTACCTGCTGCTGATGGCCCTGGTGCTGCTCGCACTGGAGACCCCGCTCGCGGTGACGCTGGCCAAC
Proteins encoded in this region:
- a CDS encoding response regulator transcription factor, which translates into the protein MRVLLVEDDRRVAAALSSALTRRGYQVEHAATVAAALAAAPCDLVLLDLTLPDGDGTELCRELRRRSAQIGIIAVTARGEERDRVLGLRLGADDYVVKPFSMVELQARIEAVLRRAVRAAPEPDRLVAGGLRIDVAARTVTVDDRPVTLTRKEFDILVSLARQPGTVVPRERILLDVWGTTWADRHTVEVHVGSLRGKLGDARLVETVRGVGYRLRGE